The genomic region GTGGCGAAGGACGGGTACAGCAAGCCTCACCGCCGCTTCGTCGTAACGGAGGGCCTCTTCTCAGATACCGGCGACATCTGCCCGCTGCCCCAGATCTTGGGGCTGTGCCACAAGTACCGATTCCGCCTCTTGCTGGAGGACAGCTACGGCTTTGGCGTGCTGGGCAAGTCAGGGCGCGGAACTCCTGAGCAGTTCGACATCCCGACGATGGACGTGGACGTGTACATTGGGAGCCTGAGCACGTCTATGGGTGCGGTTGGCGGTTTCTGCGCTGGCGCGTCGCGCATGATTGATCATCAGCGCCTCACCTCCACCGCGTACGTGTtctcggcgtcgctgccccCCTACATCACGGCTTCCGTCTCGCAGTCActcgcggtgctggcgcgtgATGACACGTTTGTGGCCAAGCTGCGGAAACACACGAAGCGCATGCGCAGACACCTCCGTGAGGCCGGGTTCAATGCTGAGAAGATCAAGCTGGTGGACAGCATCGACGACGCCTCACCGGTGATTCTTCTTGCGGTGGAGCGGGCGTACGTCGAACGCGAGGGGCTGGAAAAGGTGGAGAGCCGTCTCCAGCGCGTCATCAATGCCCTGCAGAAGAAGAAAGTGGCGGTCGTGCGAAACGTCTTCACAACAGATGAGCCGGTGAACAACGTCTCGGGACTGCGTATTGTGGCCAAGAGTCTGGCGACGGAGGCcgaggtgacggcggcgctcgagGCAATCGAGACTGCCGTGAAGGCCGAGTTTTCGTAGACGGCGATGCAGCTGTAATGCCGAGTGTGGCGTGTGCCCATAGCTTCGCTTGTGTAACTAACTGGAGGACGTGCACAGTGCTGACAACCGCTTTCGTTTTTGTGAAAGGGCTGATGTGGTGTAGGGGTCGGGGAACAAAATGAGTTGTGGCCGCTCTGCTGTCTCCGAACGCCCTGCGCGTTTTGCTGCCCCGCGTGACTCTCGCGATGGATTCCGACCTCTGTACGAAGACGCGCATCGGACTCCAGCAACTCGTTTTCGTCGATCTCTTTCAATCGCTCTGAACTTGTGTAGCCCGGCAGTGGCCGCCGGATCTGTGAATGCGTAgtgccgccccccccctttcgtAACAGAAAGTAGAGAAAATAACGAAAGGGGGCACACACGAATGATGTGAGCGGACTGGCAAGACTTGAAGTGCTAATAATGCGGCATGCAGAAAGACGCTGCGCAGATGGGCGCCATCACAGGTCAAgggaaggaagaagagatATGCATGTGCTAGAATCCAGTGTCgttcgctctccctccttgtATGCTACAGGCATCCGCGAGTGACGTCGAGAGCAAGCGAAGCATGCGCTGCATTGATGTGCCTACAcactgctgatgctgcagaTGCGCAGCGCCCTCAATAAGAGACAAAATAGGCAGTTTGACGGAAGTTGtcttctttcttttttttttcttttttttttgaggCTTTACACCCGCGGCTGTTCTCTTTATCGGTTTTCCCATTGATCTGCCCCACCTAGGAGCGGCCTCTCGAACCGTTGTCttgcccaccccctcccctttttctctcactcactctctctgCGTTCCCCTGCTGTGCCTTCTGCCTTCACGTCGGTGCGGTTCGCCGCCAGATAtcccccttttttcgtcCCTCTCCATGCCTGTCATGTTGTCAGCGTTTGCTCCTGCGTTGTCGCGTTCTCATGGCCGGGTGGCGGGTGaagtgtgcgcgtgtgagaGTGGAGGTCAGGAACAAGGAAAGTTGCAATAACACCATACAGAATGGGACTCATTGTCGCACGGGCACATGTCtggcgcacaggcacgcgcactCGTCTTGCGGCTCCGATAGGTGCCAGGATAACGTCTGCGAACTTCTGCCGACTCTCCATCGGATGGCGAAACGCTATGCGCTTCACTGGTCATGCACCATCCTACTGTCTCTTGCACAGCAAGCCGCAGCGCTCGTCCTTTTTCATGGTAGGCAGGTAGGGCATCCGCCGGTGATTCGGCCCGCAGATGCGTGCTAGACGCGGCGTGTTCTCGGTGTCGCGCACATGCCTTTGCGAATCTTCTActctctcctcgctgctGACCTCTCTATCGTCCTGGTTCCGCCTTTGCTGGCATCAGTGCTTCTTCCCTTTCTTCGAGTGGCACCACCTCTTCCGCAGCTTTGTGCGAGTTAGGCCTCGATTCATTCTGGTGACTCGGCGCAAACGGCCACCTATCCCCCCCCTGCCCAGCTTGAGAGAGTAATAGAGTGAggcgcgagtgtgtgtgctgctaCACCTTCCTCTGCTCTCGCCACACGTGGGCTTTTTTTGTTCGCCTGGTTCCTTAAAGTAGACTCCCGCTCATACGCTCCTGCGGTGCTTCCAGCCATAACGATCGCCTATCTCATTCGAGCATTTCttcgctccccctcccccttgcgACGCTACACCAGAATTGTGCACatctttcgtttttgtttcgttgGTGTTGATATTCGTTTTCTccgaccacacacacacacacacacacacacacacacacacacacacacacacacacacacacacacacacaccgcacaCCGGCTCTTTTTTTGTTATTCTCTTCACTTGCTCCACCGAGTCGTCACCGGTGGCACTCTGCAGGCGCACTCGCAGCCGCACGCTAGCCCGaaggtgggggtggggtggggtggggatgggggCACTAGCGCCCAGAAcctcttttctgttttcgtctctctgtttccctttccctttcctgttttgtttttcccAGCACACATATAATCCGTACGCGCCTCTCATCGCCGCGCTCTACCGTAGCCCGAACGATCTACACTCACagttcccttcctccctcctccatcgtCAGAGAACAGGAcctctttttctctgtttgtgtgtgtgcgtgtgcgctgtgtgtctgcgttCCCTTTTTACATCATCTAGTGTTCACCTCTTTCATGTTTGTTTCCCTTTTCGCTAATCTCGTGCGTGGTTCTTGAACCTTTGAGATACGCTGCCGCACAACGCATCTCCAACCGCCCCGGTCTTGCCTCTACTTCCTTccgagcacacacgcaatTTCCCTGCGTCATCATTTTTTGTTGCTGACGTGCCTGCCTGTATGGATGTGCTCTTGCTGGTAATATTATCTGATTGTTGCACGTATTTCTTTTGCttgtctcctctctttttcccGATTTCTCCTTGAATTTCGTTTTTTCTTCGTGTTGCTTCCTCGCcctgcgctgctccgctctgctcctccacaccGTCTCTACTTCTCTTCTTTCAGGGAAACTGCATGCCGATAGGcatccaccccccccccccccactccctcctcctctccccctctacCTTATcctcgcgtgtgtgtaaAGGCCGCCGCGTGCTTGCTTTGGAGATTTCACTGTTCTCCcatccccctctctccttgaACCTTCCCCCTTGatgtgccccccccccctccccagacctctctttctcttcgctCCCTTTCCATCAAGTTCGCTGTTTCCTCTTTCACTCGCGTCTTCGAAGGTCGAGCCTGTTCAtacgccctcccctcttcttctttaTTGACTTCGCATCGCGTTCGTCTCCCCTCCATTCGCCGCGCGCCTCCTTTCTCTGTTTTTGCGTGTGCACCAGcgtcactgctgccgccccgcctgcctgcctccTCTGTCCGTTCGCCTCTCTGATTCCCGTTGTGTCCTCACTGCTTTGGCACAGGGTAGCCGGTCCACCGTGTCGGGCGCGGCAACAAAAATCAAGGACaagccggcgccaccgcggcctcCGTGTTCAGCTCAGGCGCGGCAGCATACAAAAGGGGAGAGACGGTCGTAGGCAACAATGGCCTTGCCCCCTGTCTTGCACGTAGGCCCGCACGAGCTGAAGCTCTTCCCTATTTGTCGCAGCGCAGAGGTCGCGCCTGGCAGACACCGGTGCAACGACAGCCTCCTGACGCGGTACTGCTTTGTGGGTGAACTTCAGACggacgccgacggccgcagcgtcgccgatgTCGCCGCTGGTCGTGGCTCCAATTGTAGAACAGCGACCATTCTGTGGTGCTACTCGCCTCTCTTCCAATTTGAACATAAAAGAATCCGGGTCGAAGAGGGCGTGATCGAGGCTGCGCTCACAAAGGAAGTAACAGCGCGCCAGCACGCCGATGTAAACTCTCCATCACTCAAGTctggcggcgccgaggcggtCAAGCACAAGGATTCTTACTCGACGAGTTCGAGTAAGGCGTCAAGCGCGGCACCCTCCGTGACCTCCGCCACTGGTCTTCCAGCGGTATATCTTCGTGTTGGCAACTCCACGACATTCCGCGAGTACAGATTGGTAACAGAAGGGCGGCATAGCACAGCCCTTGGTGCTTCTACAGAGCTGCGCGCGCCGAGCGATGCGAGTATTGCCGGCGACGGGGACGGGGTCGTATCGGTGCATGAAGCGCACAAGCCACCAACTCTGCGACCCTTGGCCCCGAGGCGACCTACGCTGAGGCCGATCGACACGCGACCGGACGGCAACAGTTTACGAAGCATGGCGAGGCTAGCTCACAAGCAAAATGCTGCACTGCGTCGATGCGGCGCCCCCGCCAGCGCATCGACACAGCGTCACGCTGCGCCCGTGGAGAAGGAGTTgaaggcgccgcagcggccgagCCCCTTCAGCACAGACGCCAGGGCTGCTATCGCTACTGCACCAGTGCCTCATCCGCGTAATGAAGGGTGCGATGAACCGTGCGAGGCGGTGCCTCCTATGCGAATGTCTCTCTCGTGCGGAGAGGACTCACCGGCCTCCCCGCACGCCCCGAACGAAAGGAATCTGCCACAGTGGGCGTCGCCTGCGGACCACTGCGAAACCCCAGAGGTGTGCGCACGCAAGGACGTACCGCATGGCAGCCACCCTTTCAGCGCAGCCGGCGGCTCCAGTGTGTCCTCGGCGTTTCTTTCCAGCTCCCTTTTCTTATGTGTGTCCTCCCAGTCCCCGACTAGCGCCCTTAGCACCGCGCGCTCCGCGGAAACGGACATGTGCGACCTCCACTCCTCAACTAGGGTCAGCGGCTCGTCTGGCTGCTTCTTCTACGACGTCCACCGGCATTCGCGGGAGATCACGTGCCTCGTGTCTGCCGTCTGCACCCCACTGACGCAGAGCACGTCTTGTCTGACGCCTACGCCGGCGCCGAAGCCCAGTTTGACACGAAGCCTCGCGCTTCGCacgctcggcagcagcagcgacggcatgCCGTGCTCTACCCAAGCGCCGCACGGCTCTGCAGCCCAAGGAATgcaggtggaggtggagcgagTGATCGCAGCCACACCGCCGTCAGCGCGGTAGAAGCCGCGCCGAGCCCCAACCAGCGGCAACCACGCCCATCGctgtatgtgtatgtgtatgcgtgtgtgtgtgtgtgtgtgtgtgatgggTTCGGGTAACCGGCTGCAGTCCTCTCTTCATTGCCCCTGCTGCTTACACCTTTCATCGGCATTCCTTTTTTCCCGTTCCGCGCTGTTGCCTCTTCCTGTGTTCTCTACCCTTATCCCTTTCTCCCGGTTTTATCGCGCACAGGCACCGACTGTCGTTTTGGGGCTCTTGCACAACTGGCATGGGCCGGCCTCCCGTAATATCATATGTGCATacgtctctgtgtgtgtgtcgtcaTGTTTCTGTGGCGCCGCACGTCGACGAGCAGGTATCAGTGACGCAGCAGAGACCAATAGCAACGGTCGCGCTAGCCACTGGCACATTGACGCGAGCGTTTTCGCATGTGGGGGGCGTGCAGGCGggcaggcggcggagagagagggaggagggcctGAAGAacaagagagaaaggagtCAGTGTAAACGCCTGGACCGTCGCATATTTTGTTTTTCCTTCGTTCTCGCTCACGAGAAGCTTATtattttttttccttttggGAAGTGATGGGCGGTGCGGCTGTTCAGTGTGTCATTTCTTTTGGTTTTCGTGTTCCGTTTTTGCGGATATCGTCATATGCTACACTGAAGCCGACGTACGTCTTTCTCTATCTGcaggtgtgtatgtgtgtgtgtgtgtgtttgtgtggtgTTCGGCTTGTGTGAAGGGCGCGTTAGCACTCTGGTTGGGTTTCGTATCCACTACCCACTCCCTCTG from Leishmania major strain Friedlin complete genome, chromosome 34 harbors:
- a CDS encoding serine palmitoyltransferase-like protein, giving the protein MSSLSETLSEPLMSRPFHRALELFVAAALAYFLLQRFHRRGRGKPPNPMSRLSAEEQERRIAAFQSIPFRAECSVTSNVPVPEYHGLTEVVGREGSHITIVRPGSSEAEECLDLATYDFHSFSTLPEVVEVARAAVNAYGVGSCGPRSFYGTIKPHLVVEQDLAKFLKTDDAVVYSFAYATVATLISCFSGRGDYLVYDDGVSSSVMEGCMLSRSDIRPYKHCSMTSLEERLQEVVAKDGYSKPHRRFVVTEGLFSDTGDICPLPQILGLCHKYRFRLLLEDSYGFGVLGKSGRGTPEQFDIPTMDVDVYIGSLSTSMGAVGGFCAGASRMIDHQRLTSTAYVFSASLPPYITASVSQSLAVLARDDTFVAKLRKHTKRMRRHLREAGFNAEKIKLVDSIDDASPVILLAVERAYVEREGLEKVESRLQRVINALQKKKVAVVRNVFTTDEPVNNVSGLRIVAKSLATEAEVTAALEAIETAVKAEFS